A single genomic interval of Xyrauchen texanus isolate HMW12.3.18 chromosome 8, RBS_HiC_50CHRs, whole genome shotgun sequence harbors:
- the LOC127648266 gene encoding interferon-induced very large GTPase 1-like isoform X2, protein MNFGTTGVSPGQELQQEKTRRENREHLFQRLHLEGKLQNKLERKDVLQITADSLQSQESCAEEELFQTFLQKLLLMDYRARYIKTKETKKQEHTQHKDNDSSEDEDDFFNTTSLFYEGTSRSDPVHPMDVQMAVFHCADSFLKQLMVTKLSQCQYALPLLVPDPFTQHIEFPLWTFRQINKSWKTFDDEGKIISKVQSVCKAETPMVCFLRFGSVSSSKSQLMNSLINEKHNTFFHRNCPGSSRTRVLMDGVVEIAWYCPSGKNTDTFTECVAFCNLHGDAGDHEKQLQILTEMSSVNVVILPQLNRDDKNMTKVEKLIKDSKPLICLFTEDKFAVIKKNKTKKYKIGLKDRNQSDVSEELRRAINDCLLISSSGSSSIFRLEDVSKHSYIRVDEDVDEDCRRGKEAAEQMMRLLENKDLTKIKESFLPCQGKLWHQWCQKNKELHRPQGNNLETEKCEKQQEMKEIREQQNKSVLSEFMKYFINEMNEKYATNNKTVFLKWLGILMDEHTSTELSDLHHKYDDKWSTVLHLKEKNKSEQLKTKQREQLKNDQRELEKISEELQAANFGVEHILREIGQIYESCSSVKKNKEGLQFDFSSLPSLAAEMMISGFPLELMDGDAAHVPLIWISAVLDELIRKLGDQRVFVLSVLGIQSSGKSTMLNAMFGLQFAVSAGRCTRGAFMQLVRVSEEMKAQLKFDYILVVDTEGLRALELAGRSTRLHDNELATFVVGLGQLTLINIFGENPSEMQDTLQIVVQAFLRMKKVNLNPSCMFVHQNVSDITAGEKNMEGRRRLLEKLDEMTKLAAKDEVCDAESFSDVIEFDVQNDVKYFAQLWEGSPPMAPPNPNYCENIQNLKKTILKHASTSDGMMLTHLKDRIRDLWEALQNERFVFSFRNSLEISTYRKLETEYSNWTWSLRSTMLEIENKLHNKIENETIHEVDEADLKRELKEKSEEVKISMSDFFEKDKDKEILIQWKTSFEIKIKELQENIVRETKRKLNEILQQRGLKKEIDAQKTHHENTLFEKSKTLALKLKDKANDEETLKKEFDCFWEQHVKKIIRDTPTIKDIDILRDVQILLSDINESSPVDHLTENRDIFSVSSYSDYVRLKKSSGITGPVRNIIREAKEMLGVALSKEDETQIRTLANEIAHETDKMIMAYNISKMGYNKSYIQELTDYIKSRIIDHQEKPVKYVFKNEFFMDLVFSIYKRSNKTFTDQHKLFREANDPVLYMEKKRGEYFSVFQKYCRGSTSAAVFGEIICQKLKDPIEQSVYKNTARDLADEMRTDCESLNGNRSKLEKHILKTLAKEENFDKYMNYIHNPRDHFKSFIRDEVSQYITDKFSVSVRPKMMKNIKLLQQKIMTAAHESTEHVQVNSGDDEAAQESTEHVQVNSGDVEAAQESTEHVQVNSGDVEAVHESTEHDQVNSGDVEAAHESTEHVQVNSGDVEAAHESTEHVQVNSGDVDLWLKCFTQKLSDVLIFSIKDFSGVSHDDVDIKLLEDVIRKELPPVISDISSKFSTETFPVILDCKYRPDEILIGHFCQCCWVQCPFCGAICTNTIPNHTVDHSVPVHRVDGLNGWHYEGTRDLCADFCTTLVTSNKRFKSSDKSYKYKEYRTAGGVYANWSITPDLSQLPYWMWVVCRFKKDLENYYDKKFQGYGQIPEKWKKHSKQDAIESLNIVKYKCPGYIYYICKELLTLVR, encoded by the coding sequence ATGAACTTTGGGACAACAGGAGTCAGTCCAGGTCAAGAATTACAACAGGAAAAGACTAGAAGAGAAAATAGAGAGCATCTGTTTCAGAGACTTCATCTGGAGGGCAAACTGCAAAACAAACTGGAAAGAAAAGATGTTCTTCAGATAACTGCAGATTCATTACAGTCTCAAGAGTCTTGTGCTGAAGAGGAACTGTTTCAGACATTCCTACAAAAACTACTGTTGATGGACTACAGAGCAAGATACATTAAAACTAAAGAGACCAAAAAACaagaacacacacaacacaaagacaatgacTCGTCTGAGGATGAAGATGATTTTTTCAATACAACGTCTTTGTTTTATGAAGGAACAAGCAGATCAGATCCTGTTCACCCAATGGATGTTCAGATGGCCGTGTTTCATTGTGCTGATAGTTTCCTGAAGCAGCTGATGGTGACTAAACTGTCTCAGTGTCAGTATGCTCTGCCTCTGCTTGTACCTGATCCATTCACACAACACATTGAGTTTCCTCTCTGGACATTCAGACAAATCAACAAGAGCTGGAAGACATTTGATGATGAAGGTAAAATCATCAGTAAAGTCCAGTCAGTCTGTAAGGCAGAAACTCCAATGGTGTGTTTCTTAAGGTTTGGCTCAGTGTCCTCATCCAAGTCTCAGCtgatgaacagtctgatcaatgAGAAACACAACACGTTCTTCCACAGGAACTGCCCAGGCAGCAGCAGAACCAGAGTACTGATGGATGGAGTGGTGGAGATCGCCTGGTACTGCCCGTCTGGAAAAAACACGGATACATTTACTGAGTGTGTTGCGTTCTGTAATCTACATGGAGATGCAGGAGACCATGAGAAACAGCTGCAGAtcctcactgaaatgtcctcagTCAATGTTGTTATTCTACCACAACTAAACAGGGAtgacaaaaacatgacaaaagTTGAAAAACTCATCAAGGACTCAAAGCCACTCATTTGCCTTTTTACTGAGGATAAATTTGCtgtaattaagaaaaataaaacaaaaaaatacaaaattggttTGAAAGACAGAAATCAGTCAGATGTGTCTGAAGAACTCAGAAGAGCTATAAATGATTGTCTCTTAATCTCATCTTCAGGATCATCTTCCATTTTCAGACTTGAAGATGTGTCCAAACACTCATATATCAGAGTAGATGAAGATGTTGATGAAGACTGCAGGAGAGGAAAAGAAGCAGCAGAGCAGATGATGAGATTACTGGAGAATAAAGATCTGACAAAAATCAAAgaatcatttctgccctgtcagGGAAAACTGTGGCATCAGTGGTGTCAGAAGAACAAAGAACTACATCGACCTCAAGGAAATAATTTAGAAACggaaaaatgtgaaaaacaacAAGAGATGAAGGAAATCCGTGAACAGCAGAATAAATCTGTGCTTAGTGAATTCATGAAGTACTTTattaatgaaatgaatgaaaaatatgcCACCAATAATAAAACTGTTTTCCTGAAATGGCTTGGGATCCTCATGGATGAACACACCTCAACTGAACTTTCTGATCTAcatcacaaatatgatgataagTGGTCAACAGTCTTACacctgaaagagaaaaataaGTCTGAGCAACTCAAAACCAAACAAAGAGAACAACTTAAAAATGATCAAAGAGAACTTGAGAAAATATCTGAGGAACTTCAGGCTGCAAACTTTGGTGTGGAGCACATCCTGAGAGAGATCGGTCAGATCTATGAATCATGTTCATCTGTGAAGAAGAACAAGGAAGGTCTGCAGTTTGACTTCTCTTCTCTCCCGAGTCTTGCAGCAGAGATGATGATCTCTGGATTTCCTCTGGAGCTGATGGATGGAGATGCTGCTCATGTTCCTCTGATCTGGATCTCTGCTGTTCTAGATGAACTCATCAGGAAACTGGGAGACCAGAGAGTGTTTGTGCTGTCAGTTTTAGGGATTCAGAGCTCTGGGAAATCCACCATGTTGAATGCCATGTTTGGACTGCAGTTTGCCGTCAGTGCTGGCAGGTGCACCAGAGGAGCTTTCATGCAGCTGGTCAGAGTGTCAGAGGAGATGAAAGCACAGCTGAAGTTTGACTATATTCTGGTGGTTGATACTGAAGGACTTCGTGCTCTAGAACTTGCAGGAAGATCAACGAGACTTCATGACAATGAACTGGCCACATTTGTTGTGGGTCTTGGGCAACTGACATTGATCAACATCTTTGGAGAAAACCCATCTGAGATGCAGGACACTCTTCAGATTGTTGTTCAGGCCTTCCTGAGGATGAAGAAGGTAAATCTGAATCCCAGCTGCATGTTTGTGCATCAGAATGTTTCAGACATCACAGCTGGAGAGAAAAacatggagggaaggagacgacTGTTGGAGAAACTGGATGAAATGACAAAACTTGCTGCTAAAGATGAAGTCTGTGATGCAGAAAGTTTCAGTGATGTCATTGAATTTGATGTTCAGAATGATGTGAAGTATTTTGCACAACTCTGGGAGGGCAGCCCACCCATGGCACCACCAAACCCAAACTACTGTGAAAATATTCAAAATCTAAAGAAAACAATTCTTAAACATGCCTCAACATCAGATGGCATGATGTTGACACACCTGAAAGATCGTATTCGAGATCTCTGGGAGGCTTTACAGAATGAACGATTTGTGTTTAGCTTCAGAAATTCTCTGGAGATTTCAACATACAGGAAACTGGAGACAGAATACAGCAATTGGACCTGGAGTCTCCGGAGTACCATGCTGGAAATTGAAAACAAACTGCACaacaaaatagaaaatgaaaCAATTCATGAGGTTGATGAAGCAGATCTTAAAAGAGAACTGAAAGAGAAAAGTGAAGAAGTGAAAATATCAATGTCAGATTTCTTTGAGAAAGACAAAGATAAAGAAATACTGATTCAGTGGAAAACTTCATTTGAGATAAAAATCAAAGAGCTTCAAGAAAACATTGtgagagaaacaaaaagaaaattaaatgagaTTCTTCAACAGCGAGGTCTGAAGAAAGAGATTGATGCTCAGAAGACACATCATGAAAACACTCTCtttgaaaagagcaaaacactCGCCTTAAAACTAAAAGACAAAGCAAATGATGAAGAAACACTGAAGAAAGAGTTTGATTGCTTTTGGGAACAGCATGTGAAGAAGATCATCAGAGACACTCCTACAATCAAAGACATTGACATATTAAGAGATGTGCAAATACTCCTCAGCGACATCAATGAAAGTTCTCCTGTAGATCACTTGACAGAGAACAGGGATATTTTCTCTGTCTCGAGTTATTCAGATTATGTACGGTTAAAGAAATCCAGTGGAATTACAGGACCTGTTAGAAATATCATCAGAGAAGCAAAAGAGATGTTAGGTGTTGCTCTGTCTAAAGAGGATGAAACACAAATAAGAACATTAGCCAATGAAATTGCTCATGAGACAGACAAAATGATAATGGCATATAACATTTcaaagatgggctacaacaaaagCTACATTCAAGAACTCACAGACTATATAAAGTCAAGAATCATTGATCATCAGGAAAAGCCTGTAAAATATGTGTTCAAGAATGAATTCTTCATGGATTTGGTGTTTTCCATCTATAAGAGATCAAACAAGACTTTCACTGACCAACACAAACTGTTCAGAGAAGCCAATGATCCTGTTCTCTACATGGAGAAGAAGAGAGGAGAGTACTTCAGTGTTTTCCAGAAATACTGTCGTGGTTCAACATCAGCTGCTGTTTTTGGTGAGATCATCTGTCAGAAACTGAAAGATCCCATTGAACAGAGTGTCTACAAAAACACTGCCAGAGATTTAGCAGATGAAATGAGAACAGACTGTGAATCACTGAATGGAAACAGATCTAAACTGGAGAAACACATCCTGAAGACACTGGCAAAAGAGGAGAACTTTGACAAATACATGAACTACATTCATAATCCCAGAGATCACTTCAAGAGTTTCATCAGAGATGAAGTCAGTCAGTACATCACTGATAAGTTCAGTGTCAGTGTTCGGCCCAAGATGATGAAGAACATCAAACTCCTGCAGCAGAAGATCATGACagcagctcatgaatctactgaacatgttcaagtgaacagtggagatgatgaaGCAGCTCaagaatctactgaacatgttcaagtgaacagtggagatgttgaagcagctcaagaatctactgaacatgttcaagtgaacagtggagatgttgaagcagttcatgaatctactgaacatgatcaagtgaacagtggagatgttgaagcagctcatgaatctactgaacatgttcaagtgaacagtggagatgttgaagcagctcatgaatctactgaacatgttcaagtgaacagtggagatgttgattTGTGGTTGAAGTGTTTCACACAGAAGCTCTCAGATGTGCTGATATTCTCTATAAAAGACTTCAGTGGAGTGAGTCATGATGATGTTGATATCAAACTACTAGAAGATGTGATCAGAAAAGAACTTCCTCCAGTAATATCAGACATAAGCAGTAAATTCAGTACAGAGACTTTTCCAGTAATTCTGGACTGTAAGTACAGACCAGATGAGATTCTGATTGGTCACTTCTGTCAGTGCTGTTGGGTTCAATGTCCTTTCTGTGGAGCAATCTGCACCAACACAATACCAAACCATACTGTAGATCACAGTGTTCCTGTCCATCGAGTGGATGGACTGAACGGATGGCATTATGAAGGAACACGGGATCTCTGTGCTGATTTTTGTACAACTTTAGTGACAAGTAATAAAAGATTTAAATCATCAGATAAGTCATATAAATACAAAGAATACAGAACAGCAGGAGGTGTTTATGCTAACTGGAGCATCACTCCTGACCTCTCTCAGCTGCCGTACTGGATGTGGGTTGTGTGCAGATTCAAGAAAGATCTGGAAAATTATTATGATAAAAAGTTCCAGGGCTATGGTCAGATTCCAGAGAAGTGGAAGAAGCACTCAAAGCAAGATGCTATTGAGAGTCTGAATATAGTCAAATATAAATGTCCCGGTTACATATATTACATATGTAAGGAATTATTGACTCTGGTCcgttga